One Streptomyces sp. P9-A2 DNA window includes the following coding sequences:
- a CDS encoding SCO4983 family protein, translated as MYEPIRTKSVHRTMAGSPDDFPGRSREAELDIQLAGHLAALLVVTDELRVAAPSADLDTAAERLAEQVTRLRGGRKPARASATTSGSAPCVTALHRQAHALAGRALVVAASRADTVAAILAAERMDAHTAALESRELAAR; from the coding sequence ATGTACGAACCGATCCGCACCAAGTCGGTCCACCGCACGATGGCCGGCTCTCCTGACGACTTCCCCGGCCGCTCCCGCGAGGCGGAACTGGACATCCAGCTCGCGGGCCATCTCGCCGCCCTGCTCGTCGTCACCGACGAGCTGCGCGTCGCGGCCCCCTCGGCCGATCTGGACACGGCGGCCGAGCGGCTCGCCGAGCAGGTGACCCGCCTGCGGGGAGGACGTAAGCCGGCCCGTGCGTCGGCGACCACGAGCGGGAGCGCGCCCTGCGTCACCGCCCTGCACCGTCAGGCGCACGCCCTCGCGGGCCGCGCCCTGGTCGTCGCCGCGTCCCGCGCCGACACGGTGGCCGCGATCCTGGCCGCCGAACGGATGGACGCACACACCGCGGCCCTCGAGTCACGCGAACTCGCGGCCCGCTGA
- a CDS encoding pyridoxal phosphate-dependent aminotransferase has protein sequence MQVIQSTKLANVCYEIRGPVLEEAMRLEAAGHRIVKLNTGNPAAFGFECPPEILEDVLRNVSSAHGYGDAKGLLAARRAVVMHNQTLGIETDVEHVYIGNGVSELIVMAMQALLDDGDEVLVPSPDYPLWTAAVALSGGTAVHYRCDEQSDWMPDLADIESKVTDRTKAIVIINPNNPTGAVYDEEMVRSLTDIARRHNLLVCSDEIYDKILYDDATHTPTAAIAPDLLTLTFNGMSKAYRVAGYRVGWMAISGPRAHADSYIEGLTILANMRLCANMPGQHGVVAALSGRQTINDLVLPGGRLREQRDTAYELLTQIPGVTCVKPKGALYLFPRLDPKVFKIKDDRQMVLDLLRREKIMVVHGTGFNWSEPDHFRVVTLPSADALRDAVGRIARFLDGYHQP, from the coding sequence ATGCAGGTGATCCAGTCGACCAAGCTCGCCAACGTCTGTTACGAGATCCGGGGCCCGGTGCTCGAGGAGGCGATGCGGCTGGAGGCGGCCGGGCACCGCATCGTCAAGCTCAACACCGGCAACCCGGCCGCGTTCGGGTTCGAGTGCCCGCCCGAGATCCTGGAGGACGTCCTCCGCAACGTGTCGTCGGCGCACGGCTACGGCGACGCGAAGGGACTGCTGGCCGCGCGCCGTGCGGTCGTGATGCACAACCAGACCCTCGGTATCGAGACCGACGTCGAGCACGTCTACATCGGCAACGGCGTCTCCGAGCTGATCGTGATGGCGATGCAGGCGCTGCTCGACGACGGGGACGAGGTGCTGGTCCCGTCACCGGACTATCCGCTGTGGACGGCGGCCGTCGCCCTGTCCGGCGGTACGGCGGTGCACTACCGCTGCGACGAGCAGTCCGACTGGATGCCGGACCTCGCCGACATCGAGAGCAAGGTCACCGATCGCACCAAGGCGATCGTCATCATCAACCCGAACAACCCGACCGGCGCGGTCTACGACGAGGAGATGGTCAGGAGCCTGACCGACATCGCCCGCCGGCACAACCTGCTGGTCTGCTCGGACGAGATCTACGACAAGATCCTCTACGACGACGCCACGCACACCCCCACCGCCGCGATCGCCCCCGACCTGCTCACCCTCACCTTCAACGGCATGTCGAAGGCGTACCGGGTGGCCGGATACCGGGTGGGCTGGATGGCGATCTCCGGGCCCCGCGCGCACGCCGACTCCTACATCGAGGGCCTGACGATCCTGGCGAACATGCGCCTGTGCGCGAACATGCCGGGCCAGCACGGCGTGGTCGCCGCGCTCAGCGGACGCCAGACGATCAACGACCTGGTACTGCCGGGCGGCCGGCTGCGCGAGCAGCGGGACACGGCGTACGAGCTGCTCACCCAGATCCCGGGTGTGACCTGCGTGAAGCCGAAGGGGGCGCTGTACCTCTTCCCGCGCCTCGACCCCAAGGTCTTCAAGATCAAGGACGACCGGCAGATGGTCCTCGACCTGCTGCGCAGAGAGAAGATCATGGTCGTGCACGGCACGGGCTTCAACTGGTCCGAGCCCGACCACTTCCGGGTGGTGACCCTGCCGTCGGCCGACGCCCTGCGGGACGCGGTGGGCCGGATCGCCCGCTTCCTGGACGGCTATCACCAGCCCTGA
- a CDS encoding N-acyl-D-amino-acid deacylase family protein, with protein MEELVIRDADVVDGSGDSSYRADVVVDGGRIVSIVKEAAAAGCQRPKARRELDAEGLVLAPGFIDMHAHSDLALLRDPDHSAKAAQGVTLEVLGQDGLSYAPVDDRTLGEVRRAIAGWNGDGDDIDFDWRSVGEYLDRLDQGIAVNAAYLIPQGTVRALVVGWEDREATPAELDRMRQLVAEGMEQGAVGMSSGLTYTPGMYAKDAELTELCRVVARYGGYYCPHHRSYGAGALRAYEEMVTLTREADCPLHLAHATMNFGVNKGRAPELLALLDDALAAGADISLDTYPYTPGSTTLAAVLPSWAGEGGPEETLRRLADDATAERIRHHLEVTGSDGCHGVPMEWDTIEISGVGDPALGEYVGRTVQESAALRGESPWALARELLLKDRLRPSILQHVGHEENVREIMRHRVHTGGSDGILQGAKPHPRAYGTFPQYLGRYVRESGVLSLEECVAHLTSRPAARLRLADRGLVREGYRADLVLFDPRTVAAGSTFEQPRALPTGIPYVLVDGRFVIEDGRRTDVLAGRAVRRSPR; from the coding sequence ATGGAAGAACTCGTCATCCGGGACGCCGACGTCGTGGACGGCTCCGGCGACAGCTCGTACCGCGCGGACGTGGTCGTCGACGGCGGCCGCATCGTCTCGATCGTGAAGGAGGCGGCGGCAGCGGGCTGTCAACGCCCGAAGGCCCGCCGCGAACTGGACGCCGAGGGGCTCGTCCTGGCCCCCGGCTTCATCGACATGCACGCCCACAGCGATCTGGCACTGCTGCGCGACCCCGACCACAGCGCCAAGGCCGCGCAGGGCGTCACCCTCGAAGTGCTGGGCCAGGACGGCCTGTCGTACGCGCCGGTCGACGACCGCACGCTCGGCGAGGTCCGCCGCGCGATCGCCGGATGGAACGGCGACGGGGACGACATCGACTTCGACTGGCGGTCGGTGGGCGAGTACCTGGACCGGCTCGATCAGGGCATCGCGGTCAACGCCGCGTACCTGATCCCGCAGGGCACGGTCCGCGCCCTCGTCGTCGGCTGGGAGGACCGGGAGGCCACCCCCGCCGAGCTGGACCGGATGCGGCAACTGGTCGCGGAGGGCATGGAACAGGGCGCGGTCGGCATGTCGTCGGGACTGACGTACACGCCCGGCATGTACGCCAAGGACGCCGAACTCACCGAACTGTGCCGGGTGGTGGCCCGCTACGGCGGCTACTACTGCCCGCACCACCGCTCCTACGGCGCGGGCGCGCTCCGGGCGTACGAGGAGATGGTGACGCTCACCCGGGAGGCGGACTGCCCGCTGCACCTGGCGCACGCGACGATGAACTTCGGCGTGAACAAGGGCAGGGCGCCCGAGCTGCTGGCCCTGCTGGACGACGCGCTCGCCGCCGGCGCCGACATCAGCCTCGACACGTACCCGTACACACCGGGCAGTACCACGCTGGCCGCGGTGCTGCCGAGCTGGGCGGGCGAGGGCGGCCCGGAGGAGACCCTCCGGCGGCTCGCGGACGACGCGACGGCCGAGCGGATCCGGCACCACCTGGAGGTCACCGGCTCGGACGGCTGCCACGGCGTGCCCATGGAGTGGGACACCATCGAGATCTCCGGGGTGGGCGACCCCGCGCTGGGCGAGTACGTGGGCCGCACGGTCCAGGAGTCGGCCGCACTGCGCGGCGAGAGCCCGTGGGCCCTCGCCCGCGAACTGCTGCTCAAGGACAGGCTGCGGCCGTCGATCCTCCAGCACGTCGGCCACGAGGAGAACGTGCGGGAGATCATGCGGCACCGGGTGCACACCGGCGGCTCGGACGGCATCCTCCAGGGCGCCAAGCCGCACCCGCGCGCGTACGGCACCTTCCCGCAGTACCTCGGCCGGTACGTAAGGGAGTCGGGCGTGCTGTCGCTGGAGGAGTGCGTCGCGCATCTGACGTCCCGGCCGGCCGCCCGGCTGCGGCTCGCGGACCGCGGGCTGGTCCGCGAGGGCTACCGGGCGGACCTGGTGCTCTTCGATCCGCGGACGGTGGCCGCCGGCTCCACCTTCGAACAGCCCCGGGCGCTGCCGACGGGCATCCCGTACGTGCTGGTCGACGGGCGGTTCGTGATCGAGGACGGGCGGCGCACCGACGTCCTGGCGGGACGGGCGGTCCGCAGGTCACCCCGCTGA
- a CDS encoding amino acid deaminase has product MVLDPGSDAYTLLTEERVDHRFKGLPPDADGLTVGELAAQHRNLFTGGFTTPVLALSAELLEHNLTLMETYAARHGLAFAPHGKTSMAPQLFRRQLEHGAWGITLAVPHQVRVARAFGVRRVFLANELVDPAALRWISADLDADPGFRFVCYVDSVRGVELMDAALAGSVRPVDVVVELAGGEGARTGVRTEAECAAVADAVAGARGLRLVGVAGYEGEVPDADPERVRAWLRRLVALAVDFDKAGRFAGVDEIVVSAGGSAWFDAVADVFAEVPELSLPVLKLLRSGAYVSHDDGHYRELTPFNRVPEEGALEPAFRLWTQIVSRPSAGQAFANAGKRDAAYDLDLPFAQVVRRDGTERPATGISVTSLSDQHAWLRTAPEADLEVGDWLGLGLSHPCTSFDKWVLIPLAEADGTVVDYIRTFF; this is encoded by the coding sequence ATGGTCCTCGACCCCGGTTCCGACGCCTACACACTCCTTACGGAGGAACGCGTCGACCACCGTTTCAAGGGCCTCCCGCCGGACGCCGACGGGCTGACCGTCGGCGAACTGGCCGCCCAGCACCGGAACCTGTTCACCGGCGGTTTCACCACCCCGGTGCTCGCGCTGTCCGCCGAGCTCCTGGAGCACAATCTGACGCTGATGGAGACGTACGCGGCCCGGCACGGCCTCGCCTTCGCCCCGCACGGCAAGACGTCCATGGCCCCGCAGCTCTTCCGGCGCCAGCTCGAGCACGGCGCCTGGGGCATCACGCTCGCGGTGCCGCACCAGGTGCGGGTGGCGCGGGCGTTCGGCGTGCGGCGGGTCTTCCTCGCCAACGAGCTGGTGGACCCGGCGGCTCTGCGGTGGATCTCCGCCGACCTGGACGCCGACCCCGGCTTCCGGTTCGTCTGCTACGTCGACTCCGTGCGCGGTGTCGAGCTGATGGACGCGGCCCTCGCCGGGTCCGTCCGCCCGGTGGACGTCGTGGTCGAACTGGCCGGGGGCGAGGGCGCCCGGACCGGGGTGCGGACGGAGGCGGAGTGCGCCGCCGTCGCCGACGCGGTGGCGGGCGCGCGCGGTCTGCGGCTGGTCGGGGTCGCCGGGTACGAGGGCGAGGTGCCGGACGCCGACCCGGAACGGGTGCGGGCGTGGCTGCGGCGTCTGGTGGCCCTGGCGGTGGACTTCGACAAGGCCGGGCGGTTCGCGGGCGTGGACGAGATCGTGGTGAGCGCGGGTGGCAGCGCCTGGTTCGACGCGGTCGCCGACGTCTTCGCCGAAGTCCCGGAACTCTCCCTCCCCGTCCTGAAGTTGCTGCGCTCGGGCGCGTACGTCTCGCACGACGACGGGCACTACCGCGAGCTGACCCCGTTCAACCGGGTACCGGAGGAAGGCGCGTTGGAGCCGGCGTTCCGGCTGTGGACGCAGATCGTGTCCCGGCCGTCCGCCGGGCAGGCCTTCGCCAACGCGGGCAAGCGGGACGCGGCCTACGACCTCGACCTGCCGTTCGCCCAGGTGGTCCGCCGGGACGGCACGGAGCGCCCGGCCACCGGGATCTCGGTCACCTCCCTCTCCGACCAGCACGCCTGGCTGCGTACCGCCCCGGAGGCCGACCTGGAGGTCGGCGACTGGCTGGGCCTCGGCCTCTCCCACCCGTGCACCTCCTTCGACAAATGGGTACTCATCCCTCTGGCGGAGGCGGACGGCACGGTGGTCGATTACATCCGTACGTTCTTCTAG
- a CDS encoding sugar kinase, protein MTATGPRTAPDVDVVETVDVVALGESMVTFLPSRPGPLADVPSFERAIGGAESNTACVLAAAGHSARWISAVGRDGFGDHLLRAIGAYGVDVSSVRRDPHRPTGVYFRTAGDRASDAHEVAYYRAGSAASAMTTADVDLEAVRAGRVLHLSGITAALSPGCLELMRELTTPRPGRPLVSFDVNHRPGLWRDSDAHDRGSGPEVLLELARGADLVLVGDDEAREAWGLADAAAVREALPEPEILVVKHGGRGATAYGPHGAETFVPSLAVDVVAAVGAGDAFAAGFLSATLRALPVRDRLRHGHLTAAAALTVPGDLAAPPARDLADRLAALDDTAWGKLRLGPGWTETATADAHTDAGADRAEEEVRTP, encoded by the coding sequence GTGACCGCCACCGGACCCCGCACCGCCCCCGACGTCGACGTCGTGGAGACCGTCGATGTCGTCGCGCTGGGCGAGTCCATGGTGACGTTCCTGCCCTCCCGGCCGGGCCCCCTCGCCGACGTGCCCTCCTTCGAGCGGGCCATCGGCGGCGCGGAGTCCAACACCGCCTGCGTCCTCGCGGCGGCCGGCCACTCGGCGCGCTGGATCAGCGCGGTCGGCCGGGACGGCTTCGGCGACCACCTCCTGCGGGCGATCGGGGCGTACGGCGTCGACGTGTCCTCCGTCCGGCGCGACCCGCACCGCCCCACCGGCGTCTACTTCCGCACCGCCGGCGACCGCGCCTCCGACGCCCACGAGGTCGCCTACTACCGGGCGGGCTCCGCGGCCTCCGCGATGACCACCGCCGACGTCGACCTGGAGGCGGTGCGCGCCGGGCGCGTCCTGCACCTGTCCGGCATCACCGCCGCGCTCTCCCCCGGCTGCCTGGAACTGATGCGGGAGCTCACCACTCCCCGTCCCGGCCGCCCGCTCGTCTCCTTCGACGTCAACCACCGCCCCGGACTGTGGCGCGACAGCGACGCCCACGACCGCGGCTCCGGCCCCGAGGTGCTGCTGGAACTGGCCCGCGGCGCCGACCTCGTCCTCGTCGGCGACGACGAGGCGCGTGAGGCCTGGGGCCTCGCGGACGCCGCCGCCGTGCGCGAGGCGCTGCCCGAACCGGAGATCCTCGTCGTCAAGCACGGCGGCCGCGGCGCCACGGCCTACGGCCCGCACGGCGCGGAGACCTTCGTCCCCTCCCTCGCCGTGGACGTCGTCGCCGCCGTCGGAGCCGGGGACGCCTTCGCCGCCGGGTTCCTCTCCGCCACCCTGCGCGCCCTGCCCGTACGGGACCGGCTCCGGCACGGCCACCTCACGGCCGCCGCCGCCCTCACCGTCCCCGGCGACCTCGCCGCACCCCCCGCCCGCGACCTGGCCGACCGGCTGGCCGCCCTGGACGACACGGCGTGGGGGAAACTGCGTCTCGGCCCCGGCTGGACCGAGACCGCCACCGCGGACGCGCACACGGATGCGGGCGCGGACCGGGCCGAGGAGGAGGTACGCACCCCATGA
- a CDS encoding IclR family transcriptional regulator: MSQTVDRALNILPLLAEGPADLGQVAERLGVHKSTALRLLRTLHEHGLVYRQSDQHYRLGARLFALAQEAMENLDVREIAHAHLVRLNEQCGHTVHLAVHEENEVLYIDKVESRYPVRMYSRIGKPVAITVAAVAKLLLADLPEHERRDLAEKLDYPLYTSRSTPSPAAFLRELEKVREQGWATDLGGHEESINCVAAPIRGADGRVVAAMSVSAPNVVVTADELLTLLPLVRRTADAISGEYSGRTPAEPQ; this comes from the coding sequence ATGAGCCAGACCGTCGACCGCGCACTGAACATCCTGCCGCTGCTCGCCGAAGGCCCCGCCGACCTCGGGCAGGTCGCCGAACGGCTCGGCGTGCACAAGTCCACCGCCCTGCGGCTGCTGCGTACCCTGCACGAGCACGGACTCGTCTACCGCCAGTCCGACCAGCACTACCGGCTCGGCGCCCGCCTCTTCGCCCTCGCCCAGGAGGCGATGGAGAACCTCGACGTCCGCGAGATCGCCCACGCCCACCTCGTCCGCCTCAACGAGCAGTGCGGCCACACCGTGCACCTCGCCGTCCACGAGGAGAACGAGGTCCTCTACATCGACAAGGTGGAGAGCCGCTACCCGGTCCGCATGTACTCGCGGATCGGCAAGCCCGTCGCCATCACCGTCGCCGCCGTGGCCAAACTACTCCTCGCCGACCTGCCCGAACACGAGCGCCGCGACCTCGCGGAGAAGCTCGACTACCCCCTGTACACGTCCCGTTCGACGCCCAGCCCGGCCGCGTTCCTGCGCGAGCTGGAGAAGGTGCGCGAACAGGGCTGGGCCACCGACCTCGGCGGCCACGAGGAGTCCATCAACTGCGTCGCCGCGCCGATCCGCGGCGCCGACGGCCGGGTGGTCGCCGCGATGTCGGTCTCCGCGCCGAACGTCGTCGTCACCGCCGACGAACTCCTCACCCTGCTCCCGCTGGTCCGCCGCACCGCGGACGCGATCAGCGGCGAGTACTCCGGCCGGACCCCGGCAGAACCCCAGTGA
- a CDS encoding RidA family protein, protein MTEKNEKTEKTEKTEKVALTPSTHTTPPAKFSHGVRKGNILQVAGQVGFLPAEEGRPPTTAGPGLREQTLQTLANVKAILEEGGATWDDVMMLRVYLTDVDHFAEMNGIYNTYFEEQGLTQPPAARTTVYVGLPAGLLIEIDALAVLG, encoded by the coding sequence ATGACCGAGAAGAACGAGAAGACCGAGAAGACCGAGAAGACCGAGAAGGTCGCCCTCACCCCGAGCACGCACACCACCCCGCCCGCGAAGTTCTCCCACGGCGTACGCAAGGGCAACATCCTCCAGGTCGCCGGCCAGGTCGGGTTCCTCCCCGCCGAGGAGGGCAGGCCGCCCACGACCGCCGGCCCCGGCCTGCGCGAGCAGACCCTCCAGACCCTCGCCAACGTCAAGGCGATCCTCGAGGAGGGCGGCGCGACCTGGGACGACGTGATGATGCTCCGCGTCTACCTCACCGACGTGGACCACTTCGCCGAGATGAACGGCATCTACAACACCTACTTCGAGGAGCAGGGCCTCACCCAGCCGCCCGCCGCGCGCACGACCGTCTACGTCGGCCTGCCCGCGGGGCTCCTCATCGAGATCGACGCACTGGCCGTACTGGGCTGA
- a CDS encoding GntP family permease, protein MSHPSLSLAADAAAETPPHTGGLLLLVDGTAGLLTVAAIGIALLLFLIIKVRLQPFVALLGVSIAVGLMAGLSVTELFGTVQRSDAVSTIESGMGGILGHVAIIIGLGTMLGAILEVSGGAAVLASRLLGLFGEKRAPLAMGITGLIFGVPVFFDVGIFVLAPIVYAAAKRSGKSILLYCLPLLAGLSVTHAFLPPHPGPVAAAGLLDVDLGWVILMGVVTGLPAVVAAWVYSAWIGKRIFVAVPQDMVEAAEESRQAVLDEQRAAGVEPRETPVPLGTVLGIIGTPLILILASTFSSIALDESTLRSVVEFFGHPFVALTIALFMAYYLLGIRRGWSRKSLETVSTSSLKPVGNILLVVGAGGVFGAVLKGSGVAQALSDTFNDVGLPVIVLSYLISVVLRVAQGSATVAIVTTAGIVAPLLSEGDHSQAFVALVIMAISAGSIFASHVNDGGFWMVAKYFGISERDTLKTWTVLESVLSVAGFVVAAVLSLFV, encoded by the coding sequence ATGTCCCACCCGTCCCTTTCGCTCGCCGCCGACGCGGCGGCCGAGACACCCCCGCACACCGGAGGACTCCTCCTCCTCGTCGACGGCACCGCCGGTCTGCTGACCGTCGCCGCCATCGGCATCGCGCTGCTCCTCTTCCTGATCATCAAGGTCCGGCTCCAGCCGTTCGTCGCCCTGCTGGGCGTCTCCATAGCCGTCGGCCTGATGGCCGGTCTGTCGGTCACCGAACTCTTCGGCACGGTCCAGCGCTCGGACGCGGTGTCCACCATCGAGTCCGGCATGGGCGGCATCCTCGGCCATGTCGCGATCATCATCGGCCTGGGCACCATGCTCGGCGCGATCCTCGAGGTCAGCGGCGGCGCCGCGGTCCTGGCGTCCCGGCTGCTCGGCCTGTTCGGCGAGAAGCGGGCCCCGCTCGCCATGGGCATCACCGGCCTGATCTTCGGTGTCCCGGTCTTCTTCGACGTCGGCATCTTCGTCCTTGCGCCGATCGTGTACGCCGCCGCGAAGCGCTCCGGCAAGTCGATCCTGCTCTACTGCCTGCCCCTGCTCGCGGGCCTGTCCGTCACCCACGCCTTCCTGCCCCCGCACCCCGGCCCGGTGGCCGCCGCCGGACTGCTCGACGTCGACCTCGGCTGGGTCATCCTCATGGGTGTCGTCACCGGCCTCCCGGCCGTCGTCGCCGCCTGGGTCTACTCCGCCTGGATCGGCAAGCGGATCTTCGTCGCCGTACCGCAGGACATGGTCGAGGCCGCCGAGGAGTCCCGTCAGGCCGTCCTCGACGAGCAGCGTGCGGCGGGTGTGGAGCCGCGTGAGACGCCCGTGCCGCTCGGCACCGTCCTCGGCATCATCGGTACGCCGCTCATCCTGATCCTCGCCTCGACGTTCTCCTCGATCGCCCTGGACGAGTCCACGCTGCGCTCGGTCGTGGAGTTCTTCGGCCACCCGTTCGTCGCGCTCACCATCGCCCTGTTCATGGCGTACTACCTGCTAGGCATCCGGCGCGGCTGGTCCCGCAAGTCCCTGGAGACCGTCTCGACGTCCTCGCTGAAGCCGGTCGGCAACATCCTGCTGGTCGTCGGCGCCGGCGGTGTCTTCGGCGCGGTCCTCAAGGGGAGCGGCGTCGCCCAGGCGCTGTCCGACACGTTCAACGACGTCGGCCTGCCGGTGATCGTCCTGTCCTACCTGATCTCCGTGGTGCTCCGGGTCGCGCAGGGCTCGGCGACGGTGGCGATCGTCACCACGGCGGGCATCGTCGCCCCGCTGCTGTCCGAGGGGGATCACTCCCAGGCGTTCGTGGCGCTGGTCATCATGGCCATCTCCGCGGGCTCCATCTTCGCCTCGCACGTCAACGACGGCGGATTCTGGATGGTCGCCAAGTACTTCGGCATCAGCGAGCGGGACACGCTGAAGACCTGGACGGTGCTGGAGAGCGTCCTGTCGGTGGCGGGCTTCGTGGTCGCGGCGGTACTCAGCCTGTTCGTCTGA
- a CDS encoding M14 family metallopeptidase, whose product MRLRTRGRRGRRSAALAALLALALAAPVSMTATEAGADSAKRAAPSADDIRQYEIHQHTTAVTRTAIQQSGVTVDEADEETVVVSGRADQIRTLRQQGYEITPLGAAPDRSSAADDIRLFDFPSADSRYHNYAEMNAEIDQRLSAYPNIMSKRVIGRSYQGRDIVAIKISDNVTADENEPEVLFTHHQHAREHMTVEMALYLLRELGAGYGSDSRITNMVNGREIWIVPDLNPDGGEYDIATGSYRSWRKNRQPNSGSSYVGTDLNRNWDYRWGCCGGSSGSTSSETYRGSAPESAPEVKVVADFVRSRVVGGVQQIKAGVDFHTYSELVLWPFGYTYSDTTTGMTADDQAAFRTVGQKMAASNGYTAQQSSDLYITDGSIDDYLWGTHKIFGYTYEMYPRSSSGGGFYPPDEVIERETSRNRDAVLQLLENADCMYRSIGKAAQYCG is encoded by the coding sequence ATGCGACTTCGCACACGCGGCAGGCGCGGCAGACGCTCCGCCGCGCTCGCCGCACTCCTCGCCCTGGCCCTCGCCGCGCCCGTGTCGATGACGGCCACGGAGGCCGGCGCCGACAGCGCGAAACGGGCGGCACCCTCCGCCGACGACATCCGCCAGTACGAGATCCACCAGCACACGACCGCCGTGACCCGTACGGCGATCCAGCAGTCCGGGGTCACCGTGGACGAGGCCGACGAGGAGACGGTGGTCGTCTCCGGCCGCGCGGACCAGATCCGGACCCTGCGCCAACAGGGGTACGAGATCACGCCGTTGGGCGCGGCACCCGACCGCTCGTCCGCCGCCGACGACATCCGCCTGTTCGACTTCCCCTCGGCCGACTCCCGCTACCACAACTACGCCGAGATGAACGCGGAGATCGACCAGCGGCTGTCGGCGTACCCGAACATCATGAGCAAGCGGGTGATCGGCCGGTCCTACCAGGGCCGGGACATCGTCGCCATCAAGATCAGCGACAACGTGACGGCGGACGAGAACGAGCCCGAGGTGCTGTTCACCCACCACCAGCACGCGCGCGAGCACATGACCGTGGAGATGGCGCTGTATCTGCTGCGTGAACTCGGCGCGGGATACGGCAGCGACTCGCGGATCACCAACATGGTCAACGGCCGGGAGATCTGGATCGTCCCGGACCTCAACCCGGACGGCGGCGAGTACGACATCGCCACCGGCTCCTACCGTTCATGGCGCAAGAACCGGCAGCCCAACTCCGGTTCGTCGTACGTCGGCACCGACCTGAACCGCAACTGGGACTACCGCTGGGGCTGCTGCGGCGGTTCCTCCGGCTCCACGTCCTCCGAGACCTACCGGGGGTCGGCTCCCGAGTCCGCGCCCGAGGTGAAGGTCGTCGCCGACTTCGTGCGCAGCCGGGTCGTGGGCGGGGTGCAGCAGATCAAGGCGGGCGTCGACTTCCACACGTACAGCGAGCTGGTGCTGTGGCCGTTCGGCTACACCTACTCCGACACCACGACCGGGATGACGGCCGACGACCAGGCCGCCTTCCGCACGGTCGGCCAGAAGATGGCCGCGAGCAACGGCTACACGGCCCAGCAGTCCAGCGACCTGTACATCACGGACGGGTCGATCGACGACTACCTGTGGGGCACGCACAAGATCTTCGGCTACACCTACGAGATGTATCCGAGGTCCTCGTCGGGCGGCGGCTTCTACCCGCCCGACGAGGTCATCGAGCGGGAGACGTCCCGGAACCGGGACGCCGTCCTGCAACTCCTGGAGAACGCGGACTGCATGTACCGCTCCATCGGCAAGGCGGCGCAGTACTGCGGTTAG